A single window of Anopheles moucheti chromosome 2, idAnoMoucSN_F20_07, whole genome shotgun sequence DNA harbors:
- the LOC128310316 gene encoding general transcription factor 3C polypeptide 1 yields MLPNASLPSIVNEEISLEGLEGSTLNSLWNHIALRLKLTMPLPPKLMGSIWTLVLHNPEFEFYLLLTERKPFAHFNRLGNLDPENGIAVQPSEFPGHRYAYRLVEANGIRGSCEEYDTRTWIPREELRKISCIEAEKRYGRKFVIVASQRMRESFLIIPNFTAELTGMQYCILEWIGRSRFSGETSHGKYSLVEISGDSSSLFYHRKVLSSAKLITRQNLSIRIDDVSIQGMVFHLPRYYNEMKTKQLLIVERVVSELKKREHFMADYEEIKLMVLNKSDAGKLFRSPEFQRFIKTDETVSFRTLYPNAPSSSYLTKRGEEKMIRVMRLIHPTADVYDLWCRDTAEEGGADAKEGFLASADSKAVYADIPLLQLAYNVIADQGGKGISQSEMAQQLGLDKLNARAVVKNLTKLKCIESMAVDEGRQRTSKFFIPGSSQRSIFEKEMSQYVSNQMNLMESQRQQMAGIKSELEEDHDQSVPEIACDMNFGESTAFIRECASPTLNANAFDSTLHDNFTTEVIMSDQILLKKNSKTIAEKVHKKAISELMLRRYNFIMELVKQEEAIEPRSILKSLKLAELAGGNQYTACNKSLMRLIGRLAAEKLVVMANVTLKREDREFNLVYVCDPKLTPDHPGLQSKLAMAKSRIVLQQTQTTCTDQETSIQKPEELRGYHGCLPKCPRMKLYHEYLFYTAHVQQRDARELDTNELESINLDGMDLSEISPIYCDTNDWRMFIPPLNLYDGYGVGWVLLTDVVVRMPIYVFCSICSYSFYSTALDYYLNHPIRKYTLLKDLPDAIRMQLLQKRRYIYAILDITKLLCYAGLLQMGPQLRKTRDQTYVYLNQYACLLNTTGSKDSYHEIEARKYPMIQFRLETMDDVQEYWDRLYDIAIRTKLNSRNTAIGRVVYVQHLHTKPAMVDALRVQTEETARLNDHSGQLPHGDEKGAAGFDTAMFMHLKTNWQKVMNTSDYRHRLDKHRLKIVRRSVKMKKKQMEAVKSTTEANSSNTATDQTMSSGVVLTVGRRFALRKPVRKRVIQPRKQSHRHRRECYDEVDRLALRTMNNLRVKWSRAEDQILVLCRVAQLYMYTTLTMSCPINSCIFRDVLHWANVRSANKTSRACQRRVLYMVKKVPGVADTIRTCLEEAKQNALITERFGPGFAKKLRERFDDMEDYVVASRIHFVQLVHMVRQLCSNMVRGNDGGTGHVMPRAQRFMDASRRATLRIPATIDELYRKFNVTDTSSIGKQLNYASDPTTLQELQMYKLTILMHSAVTYGRTTEPLQNVYREYSESILAGAMRLMRNYHLVSLNKKLKGVGTKLLVTHTSTTEDRELYHVSIHYQQQLMTSLPFDLFPPIFDQYMQLLDRVRYDEMYTYDDNGQALVLLLSELLTTGRVDVQIDQEANYIEVRADTKEKVPFYSDVLEQESGSDAAGPQKASPKTTPFKAPSEKSSKPATSKVRFSSQKDVTFQYVSHPVEKLLKLPIEYFHFFCLLEQLQVPDRRLIVQTFKIDDAQPANCSLPTCICATFKAGGTRNTDLVGRCLSMVRGRQDLLARIRQHASDRAHRKNRVDSLMMFEVREENLLLFFIKYIVEFQQRWIEKQKRDVNRQNRSLQGLDRNTINMVELLEECLHFDEEFPEYDWLDRYEMSNVLEDEDVGETEQGDERTYDKLKALSEKVFKLHNFYEVMLMKVHIRMKNSPYIEQFGASAFTDRESYGQWNVPRCFLPDGAKSRRELLVKLTSEAVWPAMEQLERPLQEAMSVIERNANAKALLAYIESKQKLGASVLDLALNFPNHVQLKQHLQVLCGFKLLLRTGFRTITYVHWQFVEEWLTKAPVPEVKEQTEEQSTRSVPIADTSKGNKRKGSTLLDGEQGNSKKPRLNTAAENWQDSLEGKSSTKKYQRKHMLLAMAPWIRIDGLINKRLLFRWLTSILLYCVAHPGVPLNVLSVRYNMMAPFHLRQLLEMLQNYGCISLHSMQANIKKTIFSIYTPVTVVPATEFLPDEQTFVDVAPDALSTLSLCIGENRKYAQDLISTNQWEKKP; encoded by the exons ATGTTACCTAACGCATCATTACCTTCGATAGTCAACGAAGAGATAAGTTTGGAAGGTCTTGAGGGCAGTACGCTTAATT CACTATGGAACCACATAGCGTTACGGTTGAAACTGACGATGCCGCTGCCCCCGAAGCTGATGGGTTCGATCTGGACGTTGGTTTTGCACAATCCTGAATTTGAGTTCTATCTGTTGCTAACCGAAAGAAAACCGTTTGCACACTTTAACCGGCTTGGTAATCTTGATCCGGAAAATGGTATCGCCGTGCAGCCGAGCGAATTTCCGGGCCATCGGTACGCGTATCGCTTGGTTGAAGCGAATGGTATCCGAGGATCGTGCGAAGAGTACGACACACGAACATGGATTCCGCGAGAGGAATTGCGGAAAATCAGCTGCATTGAAGCAGAGAAAAG ATATGGTCGCAAATTTGTCATAGTAGCATCGCAGCGTATGCGCGAATCTTTTTTAATCATCCCGAACTTTACGGCTGAACTGACCGGTATGCAGTACTGCATACTCGAATGGATTGGTCGTTCCCGGTTCAGCGGAGAAACATCGCACGGTAAATATTCTTTGGTGGAGATATCGGGTGATTCGAGCTCGCTGTTTTACCACCGAAAGGTTCTCAGTTCCGCAAAGCTGATCACGCGCCAGAACCTTTCGATCCGCATAGATGACGTGAGCATTCAGGGCATGGTATTCCATCTGCCACGTTATTACAATGAGATGAAAACGAAACAGTTACTGATCGTGGAACGAGTCGTTAGCGAGCTCAAAAAGCGCGAGCACTTCATGGCGGATTACGAAGAAATCAAGCTGATGGTGCTGAACAAATCGGACGCAGGAAAATTGTTTCGTTCGCCCGAATTCCAACGTTTCATCAAAACGGACGAGACGGTTTCGTTTCGTACGCTGTACCCGAACGCACCGTCTAGCTCGTACTTGACAAAGCGAGGCGAAGAAAAGATGATACGCGTGATGCGGCTAATCCATCCAACTGCGGACGTGTACGATTTATGGTGCCGTGACACGGCCGAGGAAGGTGGAGCTGATGCAAAAGAAGGATTTCTAGCCAGCGCCGATAGCAAAGCAGTTTATGCCGATATACCATTGCTCCAGCTAGCCTATAACGTGATTGCCGATCAGGGTGGGAAAGGAATCTCGCAATCGGAAATGGCTCAGCAGCTGGGAttggataaattaaatgcGCGTGCTGTTGTAAAAAATCTGACCAAGCTCAAATGCATCGAAAGCATGGCGGTAGATGAGGGCAGACAGCGAACTTCCAA GTTTTTCATACCCGGCAGTTCACAACGGTCTATATTTGAGAAAGAAATGTCCCAGTACGTATCGAACCAAATGAATTTGATGGAAAGTCAGCGACAGCAAATGGCTGGCATCAAAAGCGAACTGGAAGAGGATCACGACCAGAGTGTACCCGAAATCGCCTGCGATATGAACTTTGGCGAAAGTACCGCGTTCATTAGAGAATGCGCTTCGCCAACGTTAAATGCGAACGCGTTCGATAGCACACTGCACGATAATTTCACCACCGAAGTGATCATGTCCGATCaaattttactaaaaaaaaattccaaaactaTTGCAGAGAAAGTGCACAAGAAAGCGATCAGCGAGCTAATGTTGCGACGGTACAACTTTATCATGGAACTCGTTAAGCAGGAGGAAGCAATCGAACCGCGCTCCATCTTGAAAAGCTTGAAGCTGGCAGAGTTGGCAGGGGGCAACCAATACACGGCCTGTAACAAATCGTTAATGCGACTGATCGGTCGACTTGCTGCCGAGAAGCTGGTGGTCATGGCAAACGTAACACTCAAGCGAGAGGATCGCGAATTTAATCTTGTTTATGTGTGTGACCCCAAATTAACGCCCGATCATCCCGGGCTGCAATCGAAGCTGGCGATGGCAAAGTCTCGAATCGTACTGCAGCAAACACAAACGACATGCACCGATCAAGAAACGTCGATACAGAAACCCGAGGAACTACGTGGATACCATGGCTGTTTGCCAAAGTGTCCGCGCATGAAACTATACCACGAGTATCTGTTCTATACGGCACACGTACAGCAAAGGGACGCCCGCGAGCTAGACACAAACGAGCTGGAATCGATCAATCTGGACGGTATGGATTTGAGCGAAATATCACCGATCTACTGCGATACGAATGATTGGCGAATGTTCATTCCACCGCTGAACCTCTACGACGGGTACGGTGTCGGTTGGGTGTTGCTGACCGATGTGGTCGTTCGTATGCCGATCTATGTCTTCTGTTCGATCTGTTCATACTCGTTCTACTCTACCGCACTCGACTACTATCTGAACCACCCGATTCGAAAGTACACGTTATTGAAGGATCTGCCCGATGCGATACGAATGCAGCTGCTGCAGAAACGTCGCTACATATACGCCATACTGGATATTACGAAGTTGTTATGTTATGCAGGGCTATTGCAGATGGGACCTCAGTTACGCAAAACACGTGACCAAACGTACGTTTATTTGAACCAGTACGCTTGCCTGCTAAACACGACCGGATCGAAAGACAGCTACCATGAGATCGAAGCACGCAAATATCCCATGATACAGTTTCGCCTCGAAACCATGGATGACGTGCAGGAGTACTGGGATCGGCTGTACGATATCGCGATCAGGACGAAACTGAATTCACGCAACACGGCAATCGGACGGGTCGTGTATGTGCAGCACCTACACACAAAACCTGCAATGGTGGATGCGCTCCGGGTACAGACAGAAGAAACGGCTCGTCTAAACGATCACTCGGGTCAGTTGCCGCACGGTGATGAAAAGGGTGCAGCTGGGTTCGATACAGCCATGTTTATGCATCTCAAAACGAACTGGCAAAAGGTGATGAACACTTCAGACTATCGGCACCGGCTAGACAAGCACCGGCTGAAGATTGTACGGCGATCGgtaaagatgaagaaaaagcaAATGGAAGCCGTCAAGAGCACAACCGaagccaacagcagcaacaccgcCACAGATCAAACGATGTCATCCGGTGTCGTTTTAACGGTTGGTCGGAGGTTTGCCCTCAGGAAACCGGTCCGCAAGCGTGTCATTCAGCCGCGCAAACAATCGCACCGGCATCGGCGCGAATGCTATGACGAGGTGGATCGATTAGCACTGAGAACGATGAATAACTTGCGCGTCAAGTGGTCACGGGCCGAGGATCAAATACTGGTGCTGTGCCGCGTAGCGCAGCTGTACATGTACACTACACTAACCATGAGCTGCCCGATCAATTCCTGCATATTTCGGGATGTGTTGCATTGGGCGAATGTTCGctcggcaaacaaaacatctcgTGCCTGCCAAAGGCGTGTACTGTACATGGTGAAAAAAGTGCCCGGCGTAGCGGATACGATACGCACCTGTCTGGAGGAGGCGAAACAGAACGCACTAATAACGGAACGATTCGGTCCGGGCTTTGCAAAAAAGCTTCGTGAGCGGTTCGACGATATGGAAGACTATGTGGTTGCCTCACGGATTCATTTCGTGCAGTTAGTGCACATGGTCCGACAGCTCTGTTCCAATATGGTACGGGGAAATGATGGTGGCACTGGGCATGTAATGCCACGGGCACAAAGATTCATGGACGCATCACGTCGTGCTACCCTTCGCATTCCAGCCACCATCGATGAGCTGTACCGGAAGTTCAACGTCACCGATACGAGCAGTATCGGAAAGCAATTAAACTATGCCTCCGATCCAACCACGCTGCAGGAATTGCAAATGTACAAACTTACCATCCTAATGCACAGCGCTGTTACTTACGGGCGCACGACCGAGCCCCTGCAGAACGTGTATCGTGAGTACTCGGAAAGCATCCTCGCCGGTGCGATGCGTCTGATGCGCAATTACCATCTAGTGTCGTTAAACAAGAAGTTGAAGGGCGTCGGAACGAAACTGCTCGTTACGCACACATCAACCACGGAAGATCGCGAGCTGTACCACGTGTCGATCCACTACCAACAGCAGCTGATGACGTCACTtccgtttgatttgtttccacCGATTTTTGACCAGTACATGCAGCTGCTCGATCGGGTACGGTACGACGAGATGTACACGTACGACGATAACGGGCAGGCGTTGGTACTGCTGCTTAGCGAACTGCTCACAACCGGACGGGTCGATGTGCAGATCGATCAAGAGGCGAACTACATTGAGGTGCGTGCAGACACGAAGGAAAAGGTACCATTCTACTCGGATGTACTAGAACAGGAATCTGGTTCCGATGCGGCCGGCCCTCAGAAAGCTTCCCCAAAAACAACACCTTTTAAAGCGCCCTCCGAGAAGAGCAGTAAACCTGCGACGAGTAAGGTTCGGTTTTCCTCCCAGAAGGATGTCACCTTCCAGTACGTCTCGCATCCGGTCGAAAAGTTACTAAAGCTGCCGATAGAATACTTTCACTTTTTCTGCCTGCTGGAGCAACTGCAAGTGCCGGATCGGCGTTTGATCGTGCAGACGTTTAAGATCGATGATGCGCAACCGGCGAACTGTTCACTGCCCACCTGTATTTGCGCAACGTTCAAAGCAGGCGGGACGCGCAACACCGATCTTGTTGGTCGGTGTCTATCAATGGTACGTGGCCGGCAGGATCTGTTGGCGCGCATTAGGCAACATGCTTCGGATCGAGCGCATCGAAAGAACCGAGTCGATTCGTTGATGATGTTCGAAGTTCGGGAGGAGAATCTGTTGCTGTTCTTCATCAAGTACATCGTAGAATTTCAGCAGCGGTGGATCGAAAAGCAGAAACGAGACGTGAATCGGCAGAACCGGTCGTTGCAGGGACTTGACCGAAATACAATCAATATGGTGGAATTGCTCGAGGAATGTCTGCACTTTGACGAGGAATTTCCCGAGTATGATTGGCTCGATCGGTACGAGATGTCGAACGTGTTGGAGGATGAGGATGTCGGTGAGACGGAACAGGGTGACGAACGGACGTACGACAAACTGAAAGCGCTAAGTGAAAAGGTGTTTAAGCTGCACAACTTCTATGAAGTCATGCTCATGAAGGTGCACATTCGCATGAAAAATTCGCCATACATCGAACAGTTCGGTGCTAGCGCTTTTACCGATCGGGAATCGTACGGTCAGTGGAATGTGCCGCGATGCTTCCTGCCGGACGGAGCAAAGTCTCGCCGAGAGCTGCTGGTGAAGCTCACCAGCGAGGCTGTGTGGCCTGCGATGGAACAACTCGAACGACCGCTGCAAGAAGCGATGTCGGTAATTGAACGTAACGCAAATGCCAAGGCCCTGCTAGCGTATATCGAgtcgaaacagaaactgggaGCGAGTGTGCTTGATCTGGCACTGAACTTTCCAAACCACGTTCAGCTGAAACAGCATTTACAGGTACTGTGTGGCTTTAAGCTGCTGTTGCGTACCGGTTTCCGGACCATTACCTACGTGCACTGGCAGTTTGTGGAAGAATGGCTTACGAAGGCACCGGTCCCGGAAGTTAAGGAGCAAACGGAAGAACAATCGACCCGTTCGGTACCGATAGCAGACACGAGCAAGGGCAACAAACGAAAAGGCAGTACATTATTGGATGGGGAACAGGGCAATTCCAAAAAGCCGAGATTGAATACAGCGGCAGAGAACTGGCAGGATAGTCTGGAAGGCAAAAGTTCAACAAAAAA GTATCAGCGAAAACATATGCTGCTTGCGATGGCACCCTGGATAAGAATAGATGGTCTCATTAACAAACGCTTGCTGTTCCGTTGGCTAACTTCCATACTGCTCTACTGTGTGGCCCATCCAGGCGTCCCGTTGAATGTACTTTCCGTGCGCTACAACATGATGGCCCCGTTTCATCTGAGACAGCTGTTGGAG ATGTTGCAAAATTACGGATGCATTAGCCTGCATTCCATGCAAGCCAATATAAAGAAGACGATATTCTCCATCTACACACCGGTCACTGTTG TACCGGCAACGGAGTTTTTGCCAGACGAACAAACCTTCGTAGACGTCGCACCGGATGCGCTGAGCACGCTTTCGCTTTGCATTGGTGAAAACCGCAAGTATGCTCAGGATCTGATATCTACAAACCAATGGGAGAAAAAACCctaa